A genomic segment from Bartonella ancashensis encodes:
- a CDS encoding portal protein: MKQQISHLGSVEMIEHQALFKQLVSWYHDDIAHVEQWRKNAQEDYNFYNGRQWNEQDLAVLQEQNRPVMTFNRIAPLVNAVIGAERNNKRHVQFIPRQEGAALTNQILTGAAEWFRDEADGEYEDSDAFQDAIICGMGWTDTRLDYDDDPKGKPVISRLDPMKMVWDASAVKPNLIDAQRVWYIDEKPLSVAREMFPGVDWRDLDADWVKHPILGHMCDDAMLSDQNDKGDDLSQENSKMVTLVECRWFEREVVYKISDPQTGKLLDYSEAEFQNIKRERPYIQATRFMKKVVKRAFLGKKLLESPDKPLVPPHQLGWECITGYFDKLSRQFYGIVRPTKDPQRWANKYFSQVMHLLNSQSKGGIMAERDAFDDDRQAMESWARSESITWLRSGSLAAGRVQSKPVAQFPAGFFQLFNEAKGAISQVTGLSPEFVGTRAVNQSGVLEEQRRQSSLNLLASFFDGLRRYRQRQGKIILYLIQNYLSDGRLVRIAGEDKAQYIPLTREMFTSLEYDIVVDDAPTSPNEKERTFAMIMQMMPMLQSTITPDIMLDFLRYSPLPASLIHKIALKMQEHQNMQSAAMQNEGTNI; encoded by the coding sequence ATGAAGCAACAGATCTCTCATCTTGGGTCGGTCGAAATGATCGAACACCAGGCTCTCTTTAAACAACTTGTCAGTTGGTATCACGATGACATTGCCCATGTGGAACAGTGGCGTAAAAATGCTCAGGAAGATTACAATTTCTATAATGGACGGCAATGGAATGAGCAGGATCTTGCTGTATTACAAGAACAAAACAGACCTGTTATGACGTTTAATCGCATTGCTCCTTTAGTGAATGCTGTTATTGGAGCTGAGCGCAATAATAAACGCCATGTTCAATTCATTCCACGCCAAGAAGGTGCAGCTCTTACCAATCAAATTTTAACCGGAGCTGCAGAATGGTTCCGTGATGAAGCTGATGGTGAATATGAAGATTCTGACGCTTTTCAAGATGCTATTATTTGTGGAATGGGGTGGACAGATACACGTTTGGATTATGATGATGATCCTAAAGGAAAACCAGTCATTTCTCGACTGGATCCGATGAAAATGGTTTGGGATGCAAGTGCTGTGAAACCGAATCTTATTGATGCACAACGTGTTTGGTACATTGATGAAAAACCTCTCTCTGTTGCACGAGAAATGTTTCCTGGGGTGGATTGGAGAGATTTGGATGCTGATTGGGTAAAACACCCCATATTAGGCCATATGTGTGATGATGCCATGTTGAGTGATCAGAATGATAAAGGGGATGATTTATCACAAGAGAACAGCAAAATGGTCACATTGGTTGAATGTCGTTGGTTTGAGCGTGAAGTTGTTTACAAAATATCTGATCCACAAACTGGAAAATTGCTCGATTATTCTGAAGCAGAGTTTCAAAATATTAAACGAGAAAGACCATATATCCAAGCAACACGCTTCATGAAAAAAGTCGTGAAACGTGCATTTTTAGGGAAAAAATTATTAGAGTCCCCTGATAAACCGCTTGTGCCACCTCATCAATTAGGGTGGGAGTGCATTACCGGATATTTTGATAAACTTAGCCGGCAATTTTACGGTATTGTGCGTCCCACAAAAGATCCTCAACGCTGGGCTAATAAATATTTTAGTCAAGTGATGCATTTGCTTAATAGCCAATCTAAAGGTGGGATTATGGCTGAACGTGATGCTTTTGATGATGACAGACAAGCTATGGAAAGTTGGGCAAGGTCTGAAAGTATTACATGGTTGAGAAGTGGTTCTCTTGCTGCAGGGCGTGTGCAATCAAAGCCGGTTGCACAGTTTCCTGCTGGATTTTTTCAGCTTTTTAATGAGGCAAAAGGTGCTATTTCTCAAGTTACGGGGTTATCTCCTGAATTTGTTGGTACACGTGCTGTAAATCAGTCCGGTGTGTTAGAGGAACAACGACGTCAATCATCATTAAATTTGTTAGCATCTTTCTTTGACGGGTTGCGGCGCTATCGACAAAGACAGGGAAAGATCATTCTCTATTTGATCCAAAATTATCTTTCTGATGGAAGGTTGGTGCGAATTGCTGGTGAAGATAAGGCTCAGTATATTCCGCTAACGCGTGAGATGTTTACGAGTTTGGAATATGATATTGTTGTTGATGATGCTCCAACAAGCCCTAATGAAAAGGAGCGAACATTTGCAATGATTATGCAAATGATGCCAATGCTACAAAGTACGATCACACCAGATATTATGCTCGACTTTTTACGTTATTCGCCCCTACCGGCATCACTCATTCATAAAATTGCACTCAAAATGCAAGAGCATCAGAATATGCAATCTGCAGCCATGCAAAATGAGGGTACCAATATTTAA